Proteins encoded together in one Penicillium digitatum chromosome 1, complete sequence window:
- a CDS encoding Ribosomal protein L19/L19e, with protein sequence MRIALSNSHRRDFSVPRTSSANDRRYADIKMVNLTTQKRLAASVVGCGKRKIWLDPNEMNEISNANSRQTIRKLVSDGLIIRKPVTMHSRASARELNEARRNGRHRGLGKRKGTKDARMPSQVLWMRRMRVLRRLLVRYRAAGKIDKHLYHELYHLSKGNTFKHKRALVEHIQKAKAERARDRVLKEEMDAKRAKNKALRERRLERKEAKRDALISEE encoded by the exons ATGCGCAT TGCCCTCTCAAACTCTCACCGTCGGGATTTCTCAGTGCCACGAACATCATCCGCCAACGACCGTCGATACGCCGACATCAAGAT GGTCAACCTTACCACCCAGAAGCGCCTCGCCGCCTCCGTGGTCGGCTGCGGCAAGCGCAAGATTTGGCTCGACCCCAATGAGATGAACGAGATCTCCAACGCCAACTCTCGCCAGACCATCCGCAAGCTCGTCAGCGATGGCCTCATCATCCGCAAGCCCGTCACCATGCACTCCCGTGCCAGCGCCCGCGAGCTCAACGAGGCCCGCCGAAACGGCCGTCACCGCGGTCTGGGTAAGCGCAAGGGTACCAAGGATGCCCGTATGCCCAG TCAAGTTCTTTGGATGCGCCGCATGCGTGTTCTCCGCCGTCTGCTCGTCCGCTACCGTGCCGCTGGCAAGATCGACAAGCACCTCTACCACGAGCTTTACCACCTGAGCAAGGGTAACACCTTCAAGCACAAGCGTGCCCTCGTTGAGCAC ATCCAGAAGGCTAAGGCTGAGCGTGCACGCGACCGTGTCCTTAAGGAGGAGATGGATGCTAAGCGTGCCAAGAACAAGGCTCTCCGTGAGCGCCGGTTGGAGCGCAAGGAGGCCAAGCGCGATGCTCTGATCAGCGAGGAGTAA
- a CDS encoding translational activator GCN1: MFGWGSGLALPSASSEPEKERSPPADPTPLDFPVYNLSDVLENESESRLKEMADLLADIKRPQDICEERFKPLNLKLETGVEVAHMIPEDHLHPIAPLPWEDTTEPTEDNPRPLMDNGVPYPSKERYEVLEKELALENDDAFREVARLPQREGRSRVRITQSRKFWAGLERMAQYWDTSLDHYFERPATPDPTPSSEMEQAADGTMPVDAEQSKNRPSPTGGEMDLDEVQADAPSSSSTVGEKQRPSVSVYTGRRIGNGAEMPDELRDETIRAFVEMAAWPFGCQVTVPTLQPRLTTKNLLFPVRQTFQSSRSPRDRQIARSGMLEGPVLISQCRPETSFRTADKTPGTGIGDVSDLFREVGGMLLAAQERAREGAVEKRPGEGKWWTMQPRFGGAPNDGILDDLVNHGHGMSLPDSMMEETTPSAQGAESASKRHKFEHPFVTSLSRRPSAMRRLTTSEKWKILQPGPSLWDKRMSYLQIGKVQESPFDDIYMISSINHHVSILHLRVHRRYLDILTNGDSTFPATEGEPWHVLRLERTRWFDLFDTNDRIAALKGVWQLFHHQLRQTRHEGDVPVPTELPIECPL, translated from the exons ATGTTTGGCTGGGGTTCTGGGCTGG CCTTGCCCTCTGCGTCTTCAGAGCCGGAGAAGGAACGCAGCCCCCCCGCTGACCCGACACCTCTTGATTTTCCCGTCTACAACCTATCTGATGTCCTCGAAAATGAGTCGGAGTCAAGACTCAAGGAGATGGCCGACCTTCTGGCCGACATCAAACGACCACAGGACATCTGCGAGGAGCGCTTCAAGCCGTTGAACCTGAAACTGGAGACAGGCGTCGAAGTCGCCCACATGATCCCCGAAGACCACTTGCATCCCATCGCCCCGTTACCATGGGAAGATACCACCGAACCGACCGAAGACAACCCCCGACCGTTGATGGACAATGGAGTCCCGTACCCCTCAAAAGAACGATATGAAGTTCTGGAAAAAGAGCTGGCGTTGGAGAATGACGATGCGTTCCGCGAGGTGGCTCGATTGCCGCAACGCGAGGGCCGGAGCCGGGTTCGTATAACACAGTCGAGAAAGTTCTGGGCGGGATTGGAGCGCATGGCTCAATACTGGGATACTAGCCTAGACCACTATTTCGAGCGTCCGGCAACTCCCGATCCGACACCCTCATCCGAGATGGAACAGGCAGCAGATGGCACAATGCCGGTGGATGCTGAGCAGTCCAAGAACAGACCCTCTCCGACAGGCGGTGAGATGGATCTGGATGAAGTACAGGCAGACGCGCCATCGAGCAGTAGCACTGTTGGCGAGAAGCAGCGGCCCTCTGTATCTGTATACACGGGCCGTCGAATTGGCAACGGCGCCGAGATGCCTGATGAATTGCGTGATGAGACAATCCGAGCCTTTGTGGAGATGGCCGCATGGCCGTTCGGATGTCAGGTCACGGTTCCCACGCTCCAACCACGATTGACAACCAAGAACCTCCTGTTCCCCGTCCGGCAAACGTTCCAGTCCTCGCGGTCCCCGCGAGATCGCCAGATTGCGCGGAGCGGCATGCTCGAAGGCCCCGTTCTCATCTCACAGTGTCGACCCGAGACGTCTTTCCGCACTGCGGACAAGACCCCCGGGACCGGGATAGGCGATGTCAGTGATCTATTTCGCGAAGTGGGCGGGATGCTTCTCGCGGCACAAGAGCGTGCTCGCGAAGGCGCAGTTGAGAAGCGACCCGGGGAAGGCAAATGGTGGACCATGCAGCCTCGCTTTGGAGGCGCCCCCAACGATGGGATCCTGGATGATCTCGTTAACCACGGACACGGGATGTCCCTGCCGGACTCAATGATGGAAGAAACTACGCCATCTGCCCAAGGGGCGGAGAGCGCTTCCAAGCGTCACAAATTCGAGCATCCTTTTGTCACGTCTCTTTCCCGGAGACCGAGTGCTATGCGCAGACTTACTACCAGTGAAAAGTGGAAGATTCTGCAGCCTGGGCCCAGTCTTTGGGATAAGCGGATGAGCTATTTGCAGATAGGCAAGGTCCAGGAGAGTCCCTTTGACGAT ATTTACATGATCTCGTCTATCAACCATCACGTCTCGATCCTCCACCTACGCGTCCACAGGCGGTATTTGGACATCCTCACTAACGGCGATAGCACCTTCCCAGCAACCGAAGGCGAGCCGTGGCATGTACTGAGGCTGGAGAGGACCCGATGGTTCGACTTGTTCGACACCAACGACCGCATAGCAGCGCTGAAGGGTGTGTGGCAACTGTTCCACCACCAGCTGAGACAGACACGCCACGAAGGCGATGTTCCCGTCCCGACAGAATTACCTATAGAGTGTCCATTATAG
- a CDS encoding Fungal transcriptional regulatory protein, N-terminal, with protein MNRMPPPEGHHAHPGPHTAYEPAWRPSYGPSFDNHPDSRRPSANSQTPLPPQPPPGYPVMPSRELPQLTSEGPYGRPNGHGIPLHAPAHSPQDPMPPHPNFHQPMNGAPHEGSPDYRARMGYPPPDQINSAEHTPVSGALPPASQFMAPVAQMASATPPAGYDQAFYPNQAFGARQRKANRATQACDQCRARKAKCDEGRPNCSHCKENNLNCVYKEVPPHKQEKTTQLVLDRLSQIESRMEERDNRMDERFEKMQKQMLEQMQAQLLYKPVLQPTQTLQECPALPPPPPPVIKQDPPLKTEMSQSKVSTPNFLDLGSQDAVALSKFSQHIGLLDPRLEDQKEAEGELSIPVEHTTAAHKLLMWPSIKRLLHPAEYGEDYVMRLEEERGLISIYGQGEISYTADDSQLPMNGDSKCGRPDGDGAGPDADVDIDEAGNLKLDAATARRYYSSYFEHMFKLHPFLMESELNFKVDSFIRCYCRLNSSPSLASNYTRLARDGPPPGKRRRSNDNLGVRGEFMETISNPPRPRVGKNIDNAIVLLCLALGAICEARAPLPGPIMDKKIAYHNQPIPRPLTPFVPPPTVNGTYVTHGVLSPANSDSAPMQMSFSGSLYSMPIQLPGQSFPSAPMHERIQGLSRRDVTDTQDEQGNTKNYQAIPGLTLYGYATAILGHLQGGNELEHVQCALLAGLYAGQLAHPFQSHSWISQASRACQVLVRTKRYERLEEGATQDLYNFAYWTCLQLESDLLAELDIPASGISRSEGRMAIPKGKWTIVLPNDLNAPQTMMMLFYSAQIHLRKVLNRVHTDLYKVEKQGQTRWSSTVQEALSLNLDLWRKSLPQNMQWEESDPPANEINAARMRAKYYGARYIIHRPLLYHALHYGHTGARVGPVGQSVVDSPTSQQLSPSMLHNAARALRMARMPSEMGSMPAAVSNDWQPPKVRLHDLPKKLKTACQICIASAIKSTEAFDGVGGHRLVVTNIFGTAHAQFGNMLVLSATFMSSLNELVEPELLDRLLVRTIGFLIQSENISPTLRADARILTEIYQKIFDRAPDLSQATRMSSNTPSLNSHTTSISFT; from the exons ATGAATCGCATGCCTCCTCCGGAAGGGCACCATGCGCACCCGGGTCCGCATACGGCATACGAGCCTGCATGGCGTCCTTCATACGGCCCGTCGTTTGACAACCACCCCGACTCCCGCCGCCCCTCCGCAAACTCCCAGACACCCCTTCCACCGCAGCCGCCACCAGGATACCCCGTGATGCCCAGCCGGGAGCTACCGCAATTAACATCGGAAGGCCCGTATGGTCGTCCGAATGGTCATGGCATACCCCTGCATGCGCCCGCACATTCCCCGCAAGATCCAATGCCCCCCCACCCAAACTTCCACCAGCCGATGAATGGCGCGCCGCATGAGGGGTCGCCTGATTATCGCGCTCGTATGGGCTACCCACCCCCGGATCAGATCAACAGCGCTGAACACACACCCGTTTCGGGTGCTCTGCCTCCTGCTTCCCAGTTCATGGCTCCGGTTGCCCAAATGGCAAGTGCTACGCCGCCTGCCGGGTACGACCAAGCATTTTACCCAAACCAGGCGTTTGGAGCACGCCAGCGTAAGGCGAATAGAGCTACGCAG GCTTGTGACCAATGCCGAGCTAGGAAGGCAAAATGTGATGAGGGACGTCCGAACTGCAGCCACTGCAAAGAAAACAACCTTAACTGTGTCTACAAAGAAGTTCCGCCGCACAAGCAGGAGAAGACCACCCAGCTGGTATTGGATCGGCTCTCCCAAATAGAGAGCCGCATGGAGGAGCGAGACAACCGCATGGATGAACGTTTCGAAAAAATGCAAAAGCAAATGCTAGAGCAGATGCAAGCGCAATTGCTTTATAAGCCGGTTTTACAACCAACTCAGACTCTCCAAGAATGTCCAGCccttccaccaccaccgccgccggTCATCAAGCAGGACCCGCCTCTCAAAACAGAGATGTCTCAGAGCAAAGTCTCAACCCCAAACTTTTTGGACCTCGGGAGTCAGGATGCAGTTGCTTTATCAAAATTTAGCCAACATATTGGACTTCTAGACCCGAGGCTCGAGGATCAGAAGGAGGCTGAGGGAGAGCTATCCATTCCAGTGGAGCATACTACTGCAGCCCACAAGCTGCTGATGTGGCCGTCAATTAAGAGGCTGCTACATCCTGCAGAGTATGGCGAGGATTATGTGATGCGGTTGGAAGAAGAGCGCGGTCTCATCAGCATCTACGGCCAAGGCGAGATCTCATACACTGCCGACGACAGTCAATTGCCAATGAATGGTGACTCCAAGTGTGGCCGACCCGATGGGGATGGCGCAGGACCGGACGCTGACGTCGACATTGACGAAGCTGGAAATTTAAAGCTGGATGCTGCGACTGCTAGACGCTACTATTCCAGCTACTTCGAGCACATGTTTAAGCTTCACCCATTCCTTATGGAGAGCGAACTCAATTTCAAGGTCGATAGCTTTATCCGATGCTATTGTCGCCTAAACTCGTCTCCGAGTTTGGCTTCCAATTACACACGACTAGCTCGCGACGGTCCGCCACCAGGTAAAAGGAGGCGGTCAAACGACAACCTGGGTGTGCGTGGCGAGTTCATGGAAACCATCTCTAACCCGCCGCGGCCACGAGTCGGTAAGAATATTGACAATGCCATTGTCCTGCTGTGTCTGGCCCTCGGAGCCATTTGCGAAGCTCGTGCCCCTCTCCCTGGTCCTATCATGGACAAGAAGATTGCCTACCATAACCAGCCAATTCCTCGGCCGCTGACACCATTTGTCCCACCGCCGACTGTAAATGGGACTTACGTTACCCATGGTGTGCTCTCCCCCGCAAACTCTGACTCGGCACCCATGCAGATGTCGTTTTCGGGTTCACTTTATTCTATGCCAATCCAGCTTCCTGGCCAATCTTTCCCAAGCGCTCCAATGCATGAACGCATACAAGGCCTGTCAAGGAGAGATGTGACAGACACACAGGATGAACAAGGGAACACGAAGAATTATCAGGCGATTCCCGGCCTGACTCTCTATGGGTACGCGACCGCAATATTGGGCCATCTCCAAGGTGGCAACGAGTTAGAACATGTCCAGTGCGCTTTGCTTGCTGGTCTTTACGCCGGCCAGTTGGCCCATCCCTTCCAGAGTCACAGTTGGATTTCTCAGGCCTCAAGGGCTTGCCAGGTTCTTGTGAGAACCAAGCGATATGAGCGACTTGAAGAGGGGGCCACGCAGGACTTGTACAACTTTGCTTACTGGACTTGTCTGCAATTAGAGAGTGATCTTCTTGCAGAGTTGGATATTCCGGCAAGTGGTATCTCCCGTTCCGAGGGTCGGATGGCAATTCCGAAAGGAAAATGGACAATCGTTCTACCGAATGATCTCAACGCACCCCAAACGATGATGATGCTGTTCTATTCTGCCCAAATTCATCTACGCAAAGTCTTGAATCGAGTTCATACAGACTTGTACAAAGTCGAAAAACAAGGACAAACGCGATGGTCATCCACCGTTCAAGAGGCCCTGAGCCTGAACCTCGACCTCTGGCGTAAAAGCCTACCACAAAACATGCAGTGGGAGGAGAGTGATCCGCCGGCAAACGAAATCAACGCTGCTCGCATGCGTGCCAAGTATTACGGTGCCCGGTATATTATTCATCGACCTCTTCTCTACCACGCTCTGCATTACGGCCACACAGGTGCCCGCGTCGGTCCAGTCGGCCAGTCTGTGGTGGACTCGCCGACCTCGCAACAACTGTCCCCGTCGATGCTGCACAACGCGGCTCGGGCTCTGAGAATGGCGCGTATGCCTAGTGAGATGGGCTCTATGCCGGCCGCAGTCTCTAATGACTGGCAGCCCCCTAAAGTCCGTTTACACGATCTGCCGAAAAAGCTGAAAACTGCTTGCCAAATCTGCATTGCATCGGCCATCAAGAGCACAGAGGCTTTTGACGGTGTAGGTGGACATCGGCTGGTCGTTACCAACATTTTCGGCACTGCCCATGC ACAATTCGGGAATATGCTCGTCCTATCTGCAACTTTTATGTCAAGTCTAAATGAGCTTGTCGAACCAGAGCTACTCGATCGTCTTCTCGTCCGCACCATAGGCTTCCTCATCCAAAGCGAGAACATATCCCCTACCCTCCGCGCCGATGCTCGCATTCTCACTGAGATTTACCAGAAGATCTTCGATCGTGCCCCTGACTTGAGCCAAGCCACCAGGATGAGCAGCAACACCCCAAGCCTGAACAGTCACACGACAAGCATCAGCTTCACTTAA
- a CDS encoding Polyketide synthase, type III, translating into MVRANALSRCEQSGDQTAPPTQPLNGHRDQISDLTVRAGVDLAVEACQKALGEAHVDPEQITHTIGITCTNQGNPGYDLPVALQLKLASNVDRMLLHGVGCAGGLSILRAAAQIAGGASLRRKPARILAFACELCTPNVRRYLSIAENSPDSDHVNIAAVLFSDAAAALVLCNEYAMARDDQATPLYRLLEWGHDLIPDTAELMIFYADTHGYQATLDRAIPQYTKHAIGPMFERLLPSYEEQIKSEPRAGGTMLRSFEICDFDWALHPGGRPILDGVAQILQLSKDQLQVSREIYRTRGNSSSASILVVLDQLRLQSNKEHVIATSFGPGLALELALLRRCSVDE; encoded by the exons ATGGTCCGCGCAAA CGCGCTTTCACGATGTGAGCAGTCCGGG GATCAAACAGCTCCTCCAACTCAACCGCTCAACGGGCATCGAGACCAGATCAGCGATTTGACCGTACGAG CCGGGGTCGATCTCGCCGTTGAAGCGTGTCAGAAGGCTCTTGGAGAAGCACATGTCGATCCCGAGCAGATCACCCATACCATCGGGATTACCTGTACCAACCAAGGTAACCCCGGGTACGACTTGCCAGTCGCCCTTCAATTGAAGCTCGCATCCAATGTCGATCGCATGCTTCTCCACGGCGTTGGGTGTGCGGGTGGGCTGTCCATATTGCGGGCCGCGGCGCAGATAGCTGGTGGGGCAAGTCTACGACGAAAACCGGCCCGTATTCTGGCATTCGCTTGTGAGCTGTGTACGCCCAATGTGCGACGATATCTGTCAATAGCAGAAAACAGTCCGGATTCAGATCACGTCAACATTGCAGCGGTCTTGTTTTCGGATGCCGCGGCCGCTTTGGTTCTTTGTAATGAGTATGCAATGGCTCGGGACGATCAAGCCACTCCTCTGTATAGGCTTCTGGAATGGGGCCATGATTTGATTCCGGACACTGCTGAGCTTATGATATTTTATGCGGATACACATG GTTATCAAGCTACACTTGATCGAGCTATTCCTCAATACACCAAACATGCGATCGGACCAATGTTTGAGAGACTGCTTCCCTCGTATGAGGAACAAATAAAGTCCGAACCAAGAGCAGGAGGAACAATGCTGCGATCGTTTGAGATCTGCGATTTTGACTGGGCCTTGCATCCTGGAGGAAGGCCAATCCTAGATGGCGTAGCTCAAATCTTGCAATTATCCAAAGATCAACTCCAGGTAAGTCGGGAGATATATCGCACACGGGGAAACTCCTCTAGCGCTTCAATCTTGGTTGTCTTGGATCAACTTCGTTTGCAGAGTAACAAAGAGCATGTTATTGCTACCTCGTTTGGTCCTGGCCTGGCACTTGAACTGGCACTTCTAAGAAGGTGCTCGGTAGATGAGTGA